One window of the Colius striatus isolate bColStr4 chromosome 19, bColStr4.1.hap1, whole genome shotgun sequence genome contains the following:
- the SLC25A25 gene encoding mitochondrial adenyl nucleotide antiporter SLC25A25 isoform X2 yields the protein MLCLCLYVPAFGQSQAEFEYFESKGLPAELKSIFRLSLLIPSQEFSTYRQWKQKIVKAGDKDLDGQLDFEEFVHYLQDHEKKLRLVFKSLDKKNDGRIDAQEIVQSLRDLGVKISEQQAEKILKSMDKNGTMTIDWNEWRDYHLLHPVENIPEIILYWKHSTIFDVGENLTVPDEFTVEERQTGMWWRHLVAGGGAGAVSRTCTAPLDRLKVLMQVHASRSNNMCIIGGFTQMIREGGTRSLWRGNGINVLKIAPESAIKFMAYEQIKRFIGTDQEMLRIHERLLAGSLAGAIAQSSIYPMEVLKTRMALRKTGQYSGMLDCAKNILKKEGMAAFYKGYIPNMLGIIPYAGIDLAVYETLKNAWLQRYAINSADPGVFVLLACGTISSTCGQLASYPLALVRTRMQAQASVEGAPEVTMRGLFKHILKTEGAFGLYRGLAPNFMKVIPAVSISYVVYENLKMTLGVQSR from the exons ATGCTCTGCCTCTGTCTGTATGTGCCAGCGTTCGGGCAGTCGCAGGCAGAGTTTGAATACTTCGAGTCGAAGGGGCTGCCGGCTGAACTCAAATCCATCTTCAGACTCAGCCTCCTCATTCCTTCCCAGGAGTTCTCCACCTACCGCCAGTGGAAGCAG aaaattGTGAAAGCTGGAGACAAGGACCTGGATGGACAGCTGGATTTTGAGGAATTTGTTCACTATCTCCAAGATCATGAGAAGAAACTGAGACTGGTCTTCAAGAGTTTGGATAAGAAGAATGATG GCCGTATTGATGCCCAGGAGATTGTACAGTCTCTTCGTGACCTGGGAGTCAAGATCTCTGAACAGCAGGCTGAGAAAATACTGAAGAG CATGGATAAAAATGGGACAATGACAATTGATTGGAATGAGTGGCGAGACTATCACCTGCTACACCCAGTGGAGAACATCCCTGAAATCATCCTCTACTGGAAGCATTCCACG ATCTTCGATGTAGGAGAGAATTTGACTGTCCCTGATGAGTTCACAGTGGAAGAGAGGCAAACAGGGATGTGGTGGAGACATCTGGTTGCAGGTGGAGGTGCAGGTGCTGTGTCCAGAACCTGTACAGCTCCCTTGGACCGCTTGAAAGTGCTCATGCAG GTTCATGCCTCCCGCAGTAACAACATGTGCATCATTGGTGGTTTCACTCAAATGATCCGAGAGGGTGGCACGAGGTCACTGTGGCGAGGGAACGGCATCAATGTGTTGAAGATTGCACCCGAGTCTGCCATTAAGTTCATGGCTTATGAGCAG ATCAAGCGGTTCATTGGTACTGACCAAGAAATGCTGAGGATTCATGAGCGACTGTTGGCTGGTTCTCTGGCTGGAGCCATCGCACAGAGCAGCATCTACCCGATGGAG GTTCTGAAAACACGGATGGCCCTAAGGAAGACAGGACAGTACTCAGGCATGTTGGATTGTGCCAAAAACATCCTCAAGAAAGAAGGAATGGCTGCCTTCTACAAAGGCTACATCCCCAACATGCTGGGAATCATTCCATACGCTGGTATTGACCTGGCAGTCTATGAG ACACTAAAAAATGCCTGGTTGCAGCGCTATGCCATCAACAGCGCTGACCCCGGGGTCTTTGTTCTGCTGGCTTGTGGCACCATCTCCAGTACCTGTGGACAGCTCGCCAGTTACCCCCTGGCTCTTGTGAGAACACGTATGCAGGCCCAAG CTTCAGTGGAAGGTGCTCCTGAAGTGACAATGAGAGGACTCTTTAAGCACATTCTGAAGACAGAGGGAGCATTTGGTCTTTATCGGGGTCTGGCACCAAACTTTATGAAGGTGATTCCAGCTGTAAGCATCAGCTACGTGGTTTATGAAAACTTGAAGATGACTCTGGGCGTGCAGTCACGGTGA
- the LOC104555813 gene encoding LOW QUALITY PROTEIN: alpha-1-acid glycoprotein-like (The sequence of the model RefSeq protein was modified relative to this genomic sequence to represent the inferred CDS: deleted 1 base in 1 codon), whose protein sequence is MATAWVRAAAILSLAALLPTAAIPCGAPRSGNATASQLLGTWLHVAGAAQFPQHLLELLLIDHGHLHVEPCAGGQELLITQHVAVGDQCLTNNSTYFEMASGTATLVKHAKTQQTIGMLMNLSSEDILLIQYQLQRERTYSGLYLYARNLSMSTAHQDEFEHHATCLGLSKEQIIYAPWRTELCPMEETEQGNSPNVEPSASATASSPPGTSRPGSTGN, encoded by the exons ATGGCCACCGCCTGGGTCAGGGCGGCCGCCATCCTCAGCCTCGCGGCCTTGCTGCCCACCGCTGCCATCCCCTGCGGAGCTCCGCGCTCAGGCAACGCCACAGCGTCCCAG ctgctggggacATGGCTGCACGTGGCCGGGGCTGCCCAGttcccccagcacctcctggagctgctgctcatcGACCACGGCCACCTCCACGTGGAACCTTGTGCCGGCGGGCAGGAGCTGCTCATCACCCAGCATGTGGCTGT ggGGGACCAATGTCTCACCAACAACTCCACCTACTTTGAAATGGCCTCTGGTACCGCCACGCTGGTGAAGCACG CCAAGACCCAGCAAACCATAGGGATGCTGATGAACCTCAGCTCTGAAGACATTTTACTCATCCAGTACCAACTGCAGAGGGAAAGGACGTATTCAGGACTGTATCTCTATG CCCGAAACCTGAGCATGAGCACAGCCCATCAAGATGAGTTTGAGCACCACGCCACGTGCCTGGGGCTGAGCAAGGAGCAGATCATCTACGCACCATGGAGAACG GAGCTGTGTCCAATGGAAGAAACTGAACAAGGGAACAGCCCAAATGTGGAGCCCTCGGCCTCAGCCACGGCCTCATCTCCCCCG GGCACCTCCCGGCCCGGCAGCACGGGCAACTAA
- the LOC104555814 gene encoding alpha-1-acid glycoprotein 1, with protein sequence MQRSEQEVPQVGRAMLGSLTLLLGLPLALGTGTRSCAPLIPVTFDSDTIPGLLGPWTYIVGASKYPPHLEELKAVKFAAFSFSPSSHEDELDVNEVMRLNDTCVVSNTSKILIFWNNSTLAHVEDKVYSMAELIRSDKDLLILRHLNTDYPSLSLSARTPTVNEEYLEDFKAHLRCLGFSEEEIFVTSEKDACPLPWEKAEENKSDAEPQVV encoded by the exons ATGCAGAGGTCAGAGCAGGAGGTTCCTCAGGTCGGCAGGGCAAtgctgggctccctcaccctcctcctggggctgccaCTGGCCCTGGGCACCGGCACCCGCAGCTGCGCCCCGCTCATCCCCGTCACCTTCGACAGCGACACCATCCCTGGG CTCCTGGGACCATGGACCTACATCGTGGGTGCCTCCAAGTACCCACCTCACCTGGAGGAGCTGAAGGCAGTGAAATTTGCagccttctccttctctcccagCAGCCACGAGGATGAGCTCGATGTTAACGAAGTCATGAGACT GAACGACACGTGCGTAGTGAGCAACACCAGCAAGATCCTGATCTTCTGGAACAACTCCACCCTGGCCCACG TCGAAGATAAAGTGTATTCCATGGCTGAACTGATTCGAAGTGACAAGGACCTGCTGATCCTGAGGCACCTCAACACTGACTACCCAAGCCTGAGCCTCTCAG CCCGGACACCCACTGTGAACGAGGAGTACCTGGAGGACTTCAAAGCCCACCTGCGCTGCCTGGGCTTCTCTGAGGAGGAGATATTCGTTACTTCTGAGAAG GATGCctgtcccctgccctgggagaaggcagaggaaaacaaaagcgaCGCAGAACCACAAGTGGTGTAA